A genomic window from Leptolyngbya sp. BL0902 includes:
- a CDS encoding EAL domain-containing protein, whose product MNPARSRFTFSSAWRHLPLRVILVVPFVVQITAAVTVTGWLAMRHGEQAVNQVASQLRASVSQQIEQELDNLLTTPHLINQINDDAIRLGQLDPDDPDALFRHFLKQSQRFPAIDSIFFGHRNGEFVGHSNLGPSSHQRMRGGPSLGGEIQFAKVDEAGNLLSAHNTTPGWDTHTRPWYVAATQAQGPTWGNVFPYHAYPVLALPTARPVWDGDGNLLGVLGNNFFLSRISDFLATLQISEHGQAFILDRKGLIVASSTLPNPFVVVNNQPQQIYSITSQDALIRASSQFLLRQYNGYLTDIQQPRQFEFYLDRQRQFLEVIPFQDEMGLDWLIVVVVPERDFMATIEASRRYTVILCLLAFAAAVGIGLLTSRWITQPIARVQRAAQAIAKGELDHRLRPSCLNELEQLVLAFNTMATRIANTVQDLQQSKTDLELANVEVQQQSALFRLMAENMTDLVCLQTLEGKFLYVSPSVEWILGYQPSDLLETRLCDWVHPSDVSTCRQSGRHQWLSGESTKAAYRMRHKLGHYLWIETATRPILNPSGEVIQLQTASRDVTETMRMRKQLQHDALHDSLTGLPNRKLLQDRLEVALHRARRHSGYQFAVLFLDVDRFKVVNDSLGHLIGDELLIEMASRLRAVARPSDLAARLGGDEFILLMDDVADLAEVIGLAEAVLASLREPLHLSSQEVFATVSVGIVLGSGTYTDAAELLRDADIAMYRAKHKGRDGYEVFNSAMHTQAISRLQLETELRRSLLDHPEEFILHYQPIVDLTTAAVQGFETLVRWQHPHRGLVPPDEFIPLAEETGLIVPLSYHLMETACRQLHRWQEGYAQARTLTISVNLAAVQLHSPGLLTHIDDILARTGLLPQSLVLEITESMLIDDIQATLTVLHALRQRSIALSIDDFGTGYSSLSYLYQFPINHLKIDRSFVSQMQTSPHHAKLVETIITLAHQLGFTAIAEGIETKADVQTLKNLTCDLGQGYWFGKPQPATAIDQWLAESLSQPCLGVIGVG is encoded by the coding sequence ATGAATCCGGCCCGGTCTCGATTTACCTTCTCCTCTGCTTGGCGGCATCTGCCGCTGCGGGTGATATTGGTCGTGCCCTTTGTTGTGCAAATCACAGCGGCTGTTACAGTGACGGGCTGGCTAGCTATGCGCCACGGTGAGCAGGCTGTTAATCAAGTGGCTAGCCAGTTGCGGGCTTCGGTGTCGCAGCAGATTGAGCAGGAGTTGGATAATCTGCTGACCACGCCCCACCTGATCAATCAAATCAACGACGATGCCATCCGCCTAGGGCAACTTGATCCCGATGATCCCGATGCGCTATTTCGCCACTTTTTGAAGCAGTCCCAGCGCTTCCCGGCCATAGACTCCATCTTTTTTGGCCATCGGAATGGCGAATTTGTGGGCCATAGCAACCTTGGCCCCAGTAGCCATCAACGGATGCGCGGCGGGCCGTCCCTAGGTGGAGAAATTCAGTTTGCCAAGGTGGACGAAGCGGGCAACCTGCTGAGTGCCCACAACACCACACCGGGTTGGGACACCCACACTCGGCCCTGGTATGTGGCGGCGACGCAGGCCCAGGGGCCAACCTGGGGCAACGTATTTCCCTACCATGCCTACCCGGTGCTGGCTCTGCCTACCGCCCGTCCGGTATGGGATGGGGATGGCAATCTGCTGGGGGTGCTGGGCAACAATTTCTTTCTGTCGAGAATCAGCGATTTCCTCGCCACCCTTCAGATTAGCGAGCATGGTCAGGCGTTTATTCTGGATCGCAAGGGGCTGATCGTCGCGAGTTCTACCTTGCCTAACCCCTTTGTGGTGGTCAACAACCAGCCTCAGCAGATCTACTCCATCACCAGCCAAGATGCGCTGATCCGGGCGAGCAGCCAATTTCTGCTGCGACAGTACAACGGCTACCTAACGGATATTCAGCAGCCCAGACAGTTTGAATTTTACCTAGATCGGCAGCGGCAATTTTTGGAGGTAATTCCCTTTCAAGATGAGATGGGGCTCGACTGGCTGATTGTAGTGGTGGTGCCTGAGCGAGACTTTATGGCCACCATCGAAGCCTCGCGACGCTACACGGTCATCCTGTGCCTGTTAGCCTTTGCCGCTGCTGTGGGGATAGGGCTGCTCACCAGTCGCTGGATTACCCAGCCCATTGCGCGGGTGCAGCGGGCGGCCCAGGCCATTGCCAAGGGTGAACTCGATCATCGGCTACGCCCTAGCTGCCTAAACGAACTGGAGCAACTGGTGTTGGCCTTCAACACGATGGCCACCCGCATTGCGAATACTGTGCAAGATCTGCAACAGTCTAAAACCGATCTGGAGCTTGCTAACGTAGAGGTTCAGCAGCAGTCCGCCCTGTTTCGGTTGATGGCGGAGAACATGACCGACCTGGTTTGCTTGCAGACCCTAGAGGGCAAATTTCTCTACGTCAGCCCGTCGGTGGAGTGGATTTTGGGCTATCAACCCTCTGACCTGCTAGAAACCCGGCTTTGCGACTGGGTACACCCTAGCGATGTTTCCACCTGCCGTCAGTCTGGTCGGCACCAGTGGCTATCGGGGGAATCCACTAAGGCCGCCTATCGGATGCGCCACAAACTCGGTCACTACCTTTGGATTGAAACCGCGACCCGCCCCATTCTCAACCCATCCGGGGAGGTGATTCAGTTACAAACCGCCTCCCGCGATGTAACCGAAACCATGCGCATGCGGAAGCAGCTCCAGCACGATGCCCTCCACGATAGCCTCACCGGATTGCCCAACCGCAAACTGTTGCAGGATCGGCTAGAGGTGGCCCTCCATCGCGCCCGTCGCCACAGTGGCTACCAGTTTGCGGTGCTGTTTTTAGATGTGGATCGATTTAAGGTCGTCAACGACAGCCTAGGCCATCTCATCGGCGATGAATTGCTGATCGAAATGGCCAGCCGCCTACGGGCTGTGGCGCGTCCGTCCGACTTGGCTGCCCGTCTGGGAGGCGATGAATTTATTCTGCTCATGGACGATGTGGCCGATCTGGCGGAGGTGATTGGCCTTGCCGAGGCAGTGCTGGCCAGCCTGCGCGAACCGCTGCATCTCAGCAGTCAGGAGGTGTTTGCCACCGTCAGCGTGGGCATCGTCCTGGGTAGCGGCACCTATACTGACGCCGCCGAACTGCTGCGGGATGCCGACATTGCCATGTATCGCGCCAAGCACAAGGGTCGCGATGGCTACGAGGTCTTCAACAGCGCCATGCACACCCAGGCCATCAGTCGCCTGCAACTGGAGACGGAACTGCGCCGATCCCTGCTGGATCACCCCGAAGAATTTATCTTGCACTATCAGCCCATCGTCGATCTGACGACCGCCGCTGTGCAGGGGTTTGAAACCCTGGTGCGCTGGCAGCATCCCCACCGTGGCCTCGTTCCTCCCGACGAGTTCATTCCCCTGGCGGAGGAAACCGGGCTGATTGTGCCCCTGAGCTACCACTTAATGGAAACAGCCTGTCGGCAACTGCATCGCTGGCAGGAGGGCTATGCCCAGGCTCGCACCCTAACCATCAGCGTCAACCTAGCTGCCGTGCAGCTCCATAGCCCCGGTCTGCTCACTCACATCGATGACATTCTGGCCAGGACAGGACTCTTGCCCCAATCCCTGGTGCTAGAAATCACCGAAAGTATGCTGATCGACGATATCCAGGCTACCCTTACTGTCCTCCATGCCCTGCGCCAGCGCTCCATTGCCCTCAGCATTGACGACTTTGGGACGGGCTACTCTTCCCTCAGCTACCTGTACCAATTTCCCATTAACCATCTCAAAATTGACCGTTCCTTCGTTAGCCAAATGCAGACTAGCCCCCACCACGCCAAGCTGGTGGAAACCATCATCACCCTAGCCCACCAGCTCGGCTTTACCGCCATCGCCGAAGGCATCGAAACCAAAGCCGATGTGCAAACCCTGAAAAACCTCACCTGCGACCTCGGCCAAGGCTACTGGTTTGGCAAGCCCCAGCCCGCCACCGCCATCGACCAATGGCTAGCAGAATCGCTCAGTCAGCCCTGTCTAGGGGTAATCGGGGTAGGCTGA
- a CDS encoding glycosyltransferase family 2 protein: MLIPILTVVLGLGALVLLIPCATLGLEVLAAFSARSKDFMPQGGAIGDREAIGPVAVLIPAHNESVGIERTLAGLQPQLRPQDRLVVIADNCSDDTAQVATAAGAEVVERFNTSLRGKGYALDFGLNYLKSAPPSVVILMDADCDTPPGSLAQLAHHALTQGRPVQANYLIEQPPSQSLKGLISAFAIKVKNLVRPLGLRRLGAPCLLTGTGIALPWEVAIAVNVASGHIAEDMKWGLDLALAGHPPTFLASAKVTSRLPSDDQAAKTQRTRWEHGHLQIMKEYLPKLFSQGLRRGRLDLMALGLELSILPLSLLVMVWAAGTALTLVFALITQAWLPLAVASLAGLLLFSAVFLAWARFGRDDISLRQLVMIPLYILWKIPLYIAFLIRPEKQWIRTQRDK; this comes from the coding sequence ATGCTAATCCCTATTCTCACGGTTGTTCTAGGGCTAGGGGCTCTGGTTTTGCTGATTCCCTGCGCCACCCTAGGGTTAGAAGTGCTGGCGGCTTTCTCCGCCCGATCTAAGGATTTCATGCCCCAGGGTGGAGCGATTGGAGATCGAGAGGCGATTGGCCCGGTGGCGGTGCTGATTCCGGCCCACAACGAGTCGGTCGGCATTGAGCGCACCTTGGCCGGGTTGCAGCCTCAGTTGCGGCCTCAAGATCGCCTGGTGGTGATTGCAGATAATTGCAGCGACGACACGGCCCAGGTGGCCACCGCTGCGGGGGCTGAGGTGGTAGAACGTTTTAACACCAGCCTGCGGGGCAAGGGCTATGCCCTCGATTTTGGCCTGAATTACCTCAAAAGTGCGCCGCCCAGCGTAGTGATTTTGATGGATGCCGACTGCGACACGCCCCCCGGTAGCCTTGCCCAACTAGCCCACCACGCCCTCACCCAAGGACGGCCCGTGCAGGCCAACTACCTGATCGAGCAGCCCCCCAGCCAAAGCCTGAAGGGATTAATTTCGGCCTTTGCCATCAAGGTCAAAAACCTGGTGCGGCCCTTGGGGTTGCGGCGGTTGGGGGCTCCTTGTCTGCTCACCGGAACCGGAATTGCCCTGCCTTGGGAAGTGGCCATCGCGGTCAACGTGGCCAGCGGTCACATTGCTGAGGATATGAAGTGGGGGCTGGATCTGGCCTTAGCGGGCCACCCGCCGACCTTTTTGGCCTCGGCGAAAGTCACCAGTCGGCTACCCAGCGACGACCAAGCCGCCAAAACCCAGCGCACCCGTTGGGAACACGGCCACCTGCAAATTATGAAGGAGTACCTGCCCAAATTGTTTAGCCAAGGGCTGCGGCGGGGGCGGCTGGATCTGATGGCCCTGGGCCTAGAGTTGTCGATTTTGCCCCTCTCGCTGCTGGTGATGGTGTGGGCGGCGGGGACGGCCCTCACGCTGGTGTTTGCCCTCATCACCCAGGCTTGGCTGCCGCTGGCGGTGGCGAGCTTGGCGGGTTTGCTGCTGTTTTCAGCGGTTTTTCTGGCCTGGGCGCGGTTTGGCCGAGACGATATCAGCCTGCGTCAACTGGTGATGATTCCCCTCTACATCCTCTGGAAAATCCCCCTCTACATTGCCTTCCTGATTCGGCCCGAAAAACAGTGGATCCGCACCCAGCGGGATAAGTAA
- a CDS encoding WecB/TagA/CpsF family glycosyltransferase: MAFSAVHAVTEIQGFAMEPTPIQPLSESEVELDNLPAEPVEILMPPEPLSQGEGAAPQQVSAEEVQVLYRKFRRAALESTAREIQKRESSYLRQRVEILNVAIDNISASDFLQQLQRGVVFTPNVDHLMKLQKDPDFVEAYNQADFRVCDSQVLLMASKFLGRPIKAKISGSDLFPMFCEHHRNNENIKIFILGGAEGVAAEAQRRINDRIGREIVVQAHSPSFGFEKNEAECQRILEMIRQSPANVLVVGVGAPKQEKWIAKYKDQLPSIDIFLAVGASIDFEAGNKPRAPELVSKLGLEWLYRLASEPKRLWKRYLVDDLPFLWLIVKERLARRNQTQENSGQ; encoded by the coding sequence ATGGCCTTTTCAGCCGTCCACGCTGTTACTGAGATTCAGGGATTCGCCATGGAGCCAACGCCGATTCAGCCCTTGTCAGAGTCTGAGGTTGAGCTGGACAACCTCCCAGCGGAGCCCGTAGAAATTTTGATGCCCCCTGAGCCCCTCTCCCAGGGGGAGGGAGCCGCACCCCAGCAGGTTTCTGCGGAGGAGGTGCAGGTACTGTACCGCAAGTTTCGCCGAGCTGCCCTAGAGTCTACCGCGCGCGAAATTCAAAAGCGGGAGAGCAGCTATCTGCGTCAGCGGGTCGAGATTCTCAATGTAGCTATCGACAATATTTCCGCCAGCGACTTTTTGCAGCAGCTTCAGCGGGGCGTGGTGTTCACTCCCAACGTCGATCATCTGATGAAACTGCAAAAGGATCCTGACTTTGTAGAAGCCTATAATCAGGCCGATTTCCGGGTATGTGATAGCCAGGTGTTGCTGATGGCCTCCAAGTTTTTGGGACGTCCTATCAAGGCCAAAATCTCTGGGTCAGATTTGTTCCCAATGTTTTGCGAACATCACCGCAACAACGAAAATATCAAAATTTTTATCCTGGGTGGGGCCGAAGGGGTGGCCGCCGAGGCCCAACGGCGAATTAATGATCGAATTGGCCGAGAAATTGTGGTTCAGGCCCATTCTCCCTCCTTTGGCTTTGAGAAAAACGAGGCCGAATGTCAGCGTATCCTAGAAATGATTCGCCAGTCTCCGGCCAATGTTTTGGTTGTGGGTGTGGGGGCACCTAAGCAAGAAAAATGGATTGCTAAGTATAAAGACCAGCTACCCTCCATTGATATTTTCTTGGCGGTGGGTGCATCCATCGACTTTGAGGCGGGCAATAAACCCCGCGCGCCAGAACTGGTCAGCAAACTTGGGCTTGAGTGGCTCTATCGACTAGCATCGGAGCCAAAGCGGTTGTGGAAGCGCTACTTGGTGGATGACCTTCCGTTCCTCTGGCTAATCGTTAAAGAGCGATTGGCTCGGCGAAACCAGACCCAAGAAAACTCGGGTCAGTAG
- the alaS gene encoding alanine--tRNA ligase produces MAKSKSSAATVMTGAQIRQTFLDFYAARGHAIKPSASLVPEDPTVLLTIAGMLPFKPIFLGQRAADVDRATTSQKCIRTNDIENVGRTARHHTFFEMLGNFSFGDYFKEQAIAWAWELSTEVFKLPADRLVVSVFREDDDAFAIWRDQVGIPAHRIQRMDEADNFWASGPTGPCGPCSEIYYDFHPELGDDHIDLEDDSRFIEFYNLVFMQYNRDAEGNLTPLQNQNIDTGLGLERMAQILQQVPNNYETDLILPIIETAAKLAKIDYTQADDKTKVSLKVIGDHVRAVVHMIADGITASNVGRGYVLRRLIRRVVRHGRLIGIEGAFISQVAESAIQLAEEPFPNTREREATIKAELNREEARFLETLERGEKLLAEILKSEAATQAKQISGLDAFVLYDTYGFPLELTQEIAEEQGLTVDAAGFETAMEEQRQRSKDAHETIDLTVQGSLDALAEHIHSTTFLGYTEASSTSRVEAILVQGNAVDQAEAGQEVQLILDQTPFYAESGGQIGDRGYLSGETVVVRIVDVKKDSDFFVHVGRVERGTLQTGDAVTAQIDRACRRRAQANHTATHLLQAALKKLVDPDISQAGSLVAFDRLRFDFNCPRALTPDEVQQVEEQVNTWIAEGHAADVAVMPIDAAKAKGATAMFGEKYGAEVRVIDFPGVSMELCGGTHVSNTAEIGLFKVISETGVASGIRRIEAVAGPAVLEYLNVRDVVVRDLSDRFKAKPEELPDRITTLQSDLKAAQKELESLKGELAILKSDQLIATAETIGNLKLIVAELEGVSAEALKTAAERLLQKLGAGAVVLGSVPEAEKVSLVAAFSPEVIDKKLQAGKFIGGIAKIAGGGGGGRPNLAQAGGRDPGKLVEALNTAKVQLVESLQ; encoded by the coding sequence ATGGCCAAGTCCAAATCTTCCGCTGCAACTGTGATGACTGGCGCACAGATCCGCCAAACCTTTTTGGACTTCTATGCGGCGCGGGGTCATGCCATCAAACCCAGCGCTTCCCTGGTACCAGAGGATCCTACGGTACTGCTCACCATTGCCGGGATGCTGCCCTTCAAGCCGATTTTTCTGGGCCAGCGGGCGGCGGATGTGGATCGGGCGACGACCTCCCAAAAGTGTATTCGCACCAACGACATCGAAAACGTGGGCCGCACCGCACGGCACCACACGTTTTTTGAGATGCTGGGCAACTTCAGCTTTGGGGATTATTTCAAAGAGCAGGCCATCGCCTGGGCTTGGGAACTGTCTACGGAAGTCTTCAAACTCCCTGCGGATCGCCTGGTGGTGAGCGTGTTCCGCGAAGACGACGATGCCTTTGCCATCTGGCGCGACCAAGTCGGCATCCCCGCCCACCGCATCCAGCGCATGGATGAGGCTGATAACTTCTGGGCTTCCGGCCCCACGGGCCCCTGCGGCCCCTGCTCAGAAATTTACTACGATTTCCATCCTGAGCTAGGGGACGACCATATCGATCTCGAAGACGACAGCCGCTTCATCGAGTTCTACAACCTGGTGTTTATGCAGTACAACCGGGATGCCGAGGGCAACCTGACGCCGCTGCAAAACCAAAACATCGACACCGGGCTGGGCCTAGAGCGGATGGCGCAGATTCTCCAGCAGGTGCCCAACAACTACGAAACCGACCTGATCCTGCCCATCATCGAAACGGCGGCGAAGCTGGCCAAGATCGACTACACCCAGGCGGACGATAAAACCAAGGTGTCCCTCAAGGTCATCGGCGACCACGTTCGGGCAGTGGTTCACATGATTGCCGACGGCATCACCGCCTCTAACGTGGGTCGGGGCTACGTGCTGCGACGGCTGATTCGGCGGGTAGTGCGCCACGGACGGTTGATTGGTATCGAAGGGGCGTTCATTAGTCAGGTGGCCGAAAGCGCGATCCAACTGGCTGAGGAACCCTTCCCCAACACCCGCGAACGGGAAGCCACCATCAAAGCCGAACTGAACCGAGAAGAAGCCCGCTTCCTGGAAACCCTAGAACGGGGCGAAAAGCTGCTGGCGGAAATCCTCAAGAGCGAGGCGGCCACCCAGGCCAAGCAAATCTCTGGGCTGGATGCCTTTGTCCTCTACGACACCTACGGCTTCCCCCTGGAACTCACCCAGGAAATTGCCGAAGAACAGGGGTTGACCGTGGATGCCGCTGGGTTTGAAACGGCGATGGAGGAACAGCGCCAGCGCTCTAAGGATGCCCACGAAACCATTGACCTGACGGTGCAGGGTAGCCTAGATGCCCTGGCGGAACACATCCATTCCACCACCTTTTTGGGCTACACCGAAGCCAGCAGCACCAGCCGCGTAGAAGCCATTTTGGTGCAGGGCAACGCCGTGGATCAGGCCGAAGCGGGTCAAGAGGTGCAACTCATCCTCGACCAAACGCCCTTCTATGCGGAATCCGGTGGGCAGATTGGCGACCGGGGCTATCTCTCCGGCGAAACCGTCGTCGTCCGCATTGTGGACGTGAAAAAAGACAGCGATTTCTTTGTCCATGTCGGTCGGGTGGAGCGGGGCACCTTGCAGACGGGGGATGCCGTCACCGCCCAGATTGATCGCGCCTGCCGCCGCCGTGCCCAGGCCAACCACACCGCCACCCACCTGCTGCAAGCGGCCCTGAAAAAGCTGGTGGATCCCGACATTTCCCAGGCGGGTTCCCTGGTGGCTTTCGACCGTCTGCGGTTCGACTTCAACTGCCCCCGCGCCCTCACCCCCGACGAAGTGCAGCAGGTGGAAGAGCAGGTCAACACCTGGATCGCCGAAGGTCACGCTGCCGATGTCGCCGTGATGCCCATCGACGCAGCCAAGGCCAAAGGAGCCACCGCCATGTTTGGCGAAAAGTACGGGGCTGAGGTGCGCGTCATCGACTTTCCGGGTGTATCCATGGAACTGTGCGGCGGCACCCACGTTAGCAATACCGCCGAAATTGGCCTATTCAAAGTGATTTCCGAAACCGGGGTCGCCTCCGGCATTCGCCGCATTGAGGCCGTGGCTGGCCCCGCCGTGCTGGAATACCTCAACGTCCGCGATGTCGTGGTGCGAGATTTGTCCGACCGCTTTAAGGCCAAGCCCGAAGAACTGCCCGACCGCATCACCACCTTGCAATCCGACCTGAAAGCGGCTCAAAAAGAACTGGAATCCCTCAAGGGAGAACTGGCCATTCTGAAGTCCGATCAGTTGATCGCCACGGCTGAAACTATCGGCAACCTGAAGCTGATCGTCGCCGAACTGGAAGGGGTCAGCGCCGAAGCCCTAAAAACCGCCGCCGAACGCCTGCTCCAAAAACTCGGAGCTGGAGCTGTTGTCCTGGGTTCCGTCCCCGAAGCAGAAAAAGTGAGTCTAGTAGCGGCCTTCAGTCCCGAAGTGATCGACAAAAAGCTGCAAGCGGGTAAGTTTATTGGTGGCATCGCCAAAATTGCAGGCGGCGGCGGCGGTGGAAGACCTAACCTGGCCCAGGCAGGCGGGCGCGATCCCGGCAAGTTGGTGGAAGCCTTGAATACGGCTAAAGTCCAGCTAGTGGAGAGTTTGCAATAG
- a CDS encoding diflavin flavoprotein: MNALARDVQIYPIAAGTTVLRCRSWNRLRFEIEYALERGTTANSYLIQGDRTALIDPPGESFNEMFLTALEQHINLYQVNFIVLGHINPNRAETLKILLQRLPDVTLVCSNPAALALKDLLPEASPRVRVIRSGEDQLDLGQGHCLQFVPIPTPRYPGGMATFDPYSNILYTDKFFGAHRCGENVFDLGWSDLLEDRRYYFDCLFASSVRQVTAALDRMEAFPFGVMAPGHGPVVQYSAKELFHSYRQWSQAQTSQDLSVALIYASAYGNTATLAQALARGITKSGVAVEAINAEQTDPADIKAAVEKSAGFLMGSPTLGGHMPTPMQTALGIVLASASKTQIAGVFGSFGWSGEAIDMLEGKLKDGGYSLGFESIRVKFKPTDVTLKFCEEVGTDFAQALKKAKRAKQPRTPASSVEQAVGRLVGSLSIVTARQGEVSSAMLASWVSQASFTPPGFTVAVAKDRAIETLMYPGNPFVLNILAEGKHLGPMKHFLKPFAPGEDRFAGIDTDTAENGAPILKDAIAYLECTVAERMECGDHWLVYATVQAGQVLDGEAKTAVHYRQTGTHY; the protein is encoded by the coding sequence ATGAATGCCCTAGCTCGCGATGTCCAAATCTATCCCATTGCAGCGGGGACTACGGTGCTGCGCTGCCGCAGTTGGAACCGTCTGCGCTTCGAGATTGAGTATGCCCTAGAGCGGGGCACCACGGCCAACAGCTACCTGATTCAGGGAGATCGCACGGCGCTGATTGACCCGCCGGGGGAATCCTTTAATGAGATGTTCCTCACGGCCCTAGAGCAGCACATCAACCTGTACCAGGTGAACTTCATTGTGCTGGGGCACATCAACCCCAACCGGGCCGAGACCCTGAAAATTCTGCTCCAGCGGCTGCCTGATGTCACCCTGGTGTGCTCCAACCCCGCCGCCCTCGCCCTCAAGGACTTGCTGCCCGAAGCCTCGCCCCGGGTGCGGGTGATCCGCAGCGGTGAGGATCAGTTGGATTTGGGCCAGGGGCACTGTCTTCAGTTTGTGCCCATCCCTACCCCCCGCTACCCCGGCGGCATGGCCACCTTCGATCCCTATTCCAACATTCTCTATACCGACAAATTTTTTGGGGCGCACCGCTGCGGCGAAAACGTCTTCGACCTCGGCTGGAGCGATCTGCTCGAAGATCGGCGCTACTACTTCGACTGTTTGTTTGCCTCCAGCGTGCGCCAGGTAACGGCAGCCCTAGACCGCATGGAGGCGTTTCCCTTTGGCGTTATGGCCCCAGGCCACGGCCCGGTGGTGCAGTACAGCGCCAAGGAACTGTTCCACAGCTACCGCCAATGGAGTCAGGCCCAGACCTCTCAGGATCTCTCGGTGGCGCTGATCTATGCCTCCGCCTACGGCAACACCGCCACCCTGGCCCAGGCCTTGGCGCGGGGCATCACCAAATCCGGTGTGGCCGTAGAAGCCATCAACGCCGAGCAGACCGATCCCGCCGACATCAAAGCCGCCGTGGAAAAATCAGCGGGCTTTTTGATGGGGTCGCCCACCTTGGGGGGCCACATGCCGACTCCCATGCAAACGGCCCTAGGCATTGTGCTGGCGTCGGCCTCTAAGACGCAGATCGCCGGGGTCTTTGGCTCCTTTGGCTGGAGCGGCGAGGCCATCGACATGCTGGAAGGCAAGCTGAAGGACGGCGGCTATTCCCTGGGGTTTGAGTCGATTCGGGTGAAGTTCAAGCCCACCGATGTCACCCTCAAGTTTTGCGAAGAGGTGGGCACCGACTTTGCCCAAGCCCTGAAAAAGGCCAAACGGGCCAAACAGCCCCGCACTCCGGCCTCTTCGGTGGAGCAAGCGGTGGGGCGGCTGGTGGGTTCTCTCTCCATCGTCACCGCCCGCCAAGGGGAGGTTTCCAGCGCCATGCTGGCTTCCTGGGTGTCCCAAGCTTCCTTCACGCCCCCCGGCTTCACGGTGGCGGTGGCCAAGGATCGGGCCATCGAAACCCTGATGTACCCCGGCAATCCCTTCGTGCTCAACATTCTGGCTGAAGGCAAACACCTGGGGCCGATGAAGCATTTCCTCAAGCCCTTTGCCCCCGGCGAAGACCGCTTTGCGGGCATTGACACCGATACCGCCGAAAACGGCGCTCCCATTCTAAAAGACGCCATCGCCTATTTGGAATGCACCGTGGCGGAACGGATGGAGTGCGGCGATCACTGGCTGGTCTATGCCACCGTGCAAGCCGGACAGGTGCTAGACGGCGAAGCCAAAACCGCCGTCCACTATCGCCAAACGGGGACTCATTACTAG
- a CDS encoding PolC-type DNA polymerase III, with the protein MIPVSVRGSAQSSLWTNRLIAYYRQLDQATLTVIDVETTGPKPSTSRVIEIGILQGSLTGGVTYEDSFLVNPQVRVPAQITQLTGITTAMVETGVLSCDLWPNLISPLSAGVLTGHNLAFDYGFLQSEYHRMNQPFIRPDAQQFCTVILSRLLLADLPSRSLPQLVQHFGFKVGQSHRALADAKACWLLARHLLTQLQGMSDRQLRHILEQQWIPLSEAAKGFGHPPRDIQHHLEQRGCEYRSSRRSNRYLYRRGDLETVYQAVYAP; encoded by the coding sequence ATGATTCCAGTCTCCGTTAGAGGATCGGCCCAGTCATCGCTGTGGACGAATCGCCTAATTGCCTACTATCGCCAGCTTGACCAGGCCACCCTAACGGTGATCGACGTAGAAACCACTGGCCCTAAGCCATCCACCTCACGGGTAATTGAGATTGGTATCCTTCAGGGTTCCCTGACTGGGGGCGTCACCTATGAAGACAGTTTTTTGGTCAATCCGCAGGTGCGAGTTCCGGCCCAGATTACGCAGTTGACGGGCATTACCACCGCCATGGTAGAAACAGGTGTTCTTTCCTGCGACCTCTGGCCTAACCTGATCTCACCCCTCAGCGCCGGGGTTTTGACCGGGCACAACCTAGCGTTTGACTACGGCTTTCTTCAGTCGGAATATCACCGCATGAACCAGCCCTTCATCCGCCCCGATGCACAGCAATTTTGCACGGTGATTTTATCGCGATTGCTGCTGGCGGATCTGCCTTCCCGCAGCCTACCCCAGTTGGTGCAGCACTTTGGCTTTAAGGTGGGCCAATCCCACCGCGCCCTAGCCGATGCTAAAGCCTGCTGGCTGTTGGCTAGGCACTTGCTGACCCAGCTCCAAGGGATGTCAGATCGGCAGTTGCGCCACATCCTTGAACAGCAGTGGATTCCCCTCAGTGAAGCGGCAAAGGGGTTTGGCCATCCTCCCCGTGATATTCAGCACCACCTAGAACAGCGTGGCTGCGAATACCGATCTTCTCGCCGCAGCAACCGCTACCTCTACCGTCGCGGCGATCTAGAAACGGTTTACCAAGCGGTCTATGCTCCTTAG